The proteins below are encoded in one region of Pontibacter deserti:
- a CDS encoding SDR family oxidoreductase has product MKDKVVLITGGTSGIGKACAIAFGKAGAKVAVSGRNQQNLDQTSQELSAAGIANVAINADVSIEADCQRMVQETVDRFGRLDILINNAGISMRALFQDLDLNVIRKVMDINFWGTVYTTKFALPYIMAAKGSIIGISSIAGYRGLPARTGYSASKFAMHGFLETLRTEMLHKGVHVLIACPGFTASNIRNTALAANGQQQGESPRDEGNMMTAEEVADQILKATIKRKRDLVMTFQGKLTVFLNKWFPSLTDKLVYNHMAKEKDSPLK; this is encoded by the coding sequence ATGAAAGATAAAGTTGTATTGATCACTGGTGGTACATCAGGTATAGGCAAGGCATGTGCTATTGCATTTGGTAAGGCAGGTGCTAAAGTAGCCGTATCAGGTCGTAACCAGCAGAACCTGGACCAGACGAGCCAGGAACTTAGCGCAGCAGGTATAGCGAATGTAGCCATTAACGCCGACGTAAGTATAGAAGCAGATTGTCAGCGCATGGTGCAGGAAACCGTAGATCGCTTTGGCAGGCTGGACATCCTGATCAATAACGCTGGTATATCAATGCGCGCCTTATTCCAGGACCTGGACCTGAATGTGATTAGGAAGGTGATGGATATTAACTTCTGGGGTACTGTTTACACTACCAAATTTGCGCTGCCTTACATTATGGCTGCTAAAGGTTCTATTATCGGTATCTCATCTATAGCTGGATATCGTGGCTTGCCTGCCCGCACGGGTTATTCCGCTTCTAAGTTTGCCATGCATGGCTTCCTGGAAACACTACGTACCGAAATGCTGCACAAAGGTGTACATGTACTTATTGCCTGCCCTGGCTTTACTGCATCCAATATCCGAAACACGGCATTGGCTGCTAATGGTCAGCAGCAAGGTGAATCGCCACGCGACGAAGGTAACATGATGACAGCGGAGGAAGTAGCAGACCAGATACTTAAAGCAACTATAAAACGCAAGCGAGATCTTGTAATGACCTTTCAGGGCAAGCTGACTGTGTTCCTGAATAAGTGGTTTCCAAGTCTAACAGATAAGCTTGTTTACAACCATATGGCTAAAGAGAAGGATTCGCCGCTGAAATAG
- a CDS encoding peptidoglycan DD-metalloendopeptidase family protein, with protein sequence MFKRSISLATLIAISMLVFFTVAQNLTFEKASAQSRPNTTAPLAQPIKVKAPAPIVYGIPTDSLEIVEATVKRGENLSEILDEYNITLTTISELAKKSRDVFNVRRISANRNYTILHLPDSGRTAQYFIYEPCETEYVIYDLRGELNVTLEKRKVDTVERAIAGIIQNSLFDALTEAGGSAQLVNHFADIYAWRLDLNRIQPGDKFKLIYDEHVVNGKTIGFGKIKSAYFEHEGTEIYAIGFQQGKNLSYYDQDGKSLKRAFLREPLEYSRVSSRFSKKRFHPVQKRYKPHLGTDFAARYGTPIRTVGDGVVLEAKYSRGNGYYVKIKHNKTYTTQYLHMSKFAKGMRAGKRVKQGQTIGYVGSTGLATGPHLCYRFWKNGKQVDALRVKLPSADPVSKKYKDEFDEVKDATINQMQAINEGGSKSQQLLASDKQEDQKGA encoded by the coding sequence ATGTTCAAACGTAGTATCAGCCTGGCCACCCTGATAGCTATTTCGATGTTAGTGTTTTTTACGGTAGCACAAAACTTAACTTTTGAAAAAGCCAGTGCCCAAAGCAGACCAAACACAACAGCACCACTAGCTCAACCAATTAAAGTAAAAGCACCCGCTCCTATTGTTTATGGCATCCCAACCGACTCATTGGAGATTGTAGAAGCCACTGTTAAACGAGGAGAAAACCTTTCAGAAATACTTGATGAATATAACATTACACTAACTACCATTTCGGAACTGGCAAAAAAATCAAGGGATGTATTTAACGTCCGTCGCATTAGTGCCAACCGCAACTATACCATTCTGCACTTACCTGATTCTGGCAGAACTGCGCAATACTTTATTTATGAGCCCTGCGAAACAGAATATGTAATTTATGACCTGCGCGGTGAGCTGAATGTGACGCTGGAAAAACGTAAGGTTGATACTGTAGAGCGCGCCATTGCGGGTATCATACAAAATTCTCTGTTTGATGCTTTAACCGAAGCAGGTGGATCTGCGCAGCTTGTAAACCACTTTGCCGACATCTATGCCTGGCGCCTCGACCTGAACCGTATACAGCCCGGCGACAAGTTTAAGCTGATCTACGACGAGCATGTAGTAAATGGTAAAACGATAGGGTTCGGCAAAATCAAATCAGCATACTTTGAGCACGAAGGAACAGAGATCTACGCTATCGGATTTCAGCAAGGTAAAAACCTGAGTTACTACGATCAGGATGGCAAAAGTCTGAAAAGAGCATTTCTGAGAGAGCCACTGGAGTATAGCCGCGTTAGCTCCCGCTTTTCTAAAAAGCGTTTTCACCCGGTGCAGAAACGCTACAAGCCACACCTGGGCACCGACTTTGCAGCTCGTTATGGTACTCCTATCCGAACAGTAGGCGACGGTGTGGTATTAGAAGCAAAGTATAGCCGTGGCAATGGCTATTATGTAAAGATCAAACACAATAAGACTTATACTACCCAATACCTCCACATGTCGAAGTTTGCAAAAGGCATGCGTGCAGGCAAACGTGTAAAACAAGGCCAAACCATAGGTTATGTAGGCAGCACCGGCCTGGCAACCGGTCCGCACCTTTGCTACCGCTTCTGGAAGAATGGGAAGCAGGTAGACGCCCTCCGCGTGAAACTACCATCGGCTGACCCGGTGAGCAAAAAGTATAAAGATGAATTTGACGAGGTTAAAGATGCAACTATAAACCAGATGCAAGCCATTAACGAGGGCGGTTCAAAATCACAGCAGTTGTTAGCATCAGATAAACAGGAAGATCAAAAAGGAGCATAA
- a CDS encoding vWA domain-containing protein, translated as MNSFRLITTYSPWLILACLAVGALYAWLLYSKRAPWPKSINYGLAALRFLVVSFLCFLLLGPMVRYIANTTIKPAIVFAMDNSQSVKLFSDSVQLNQAQLRLQTILSKLQDAGYETEIRTLSDTTKPETLEQLHFKAPATNLSQFLQNIRSDYSNQNLAGVVLLSDGIVNQGISPTYANYNYSIYPVAVGDTVPKKDIVLASLRYNKVTYSGNRFPLEAEVEQQGFGNRTVAVTLKENGKAIDRKTITLKQGQAVQQVPFQVMAGGLGKRHYEVQVVPQQGEFTAINNTKHAYIDVVKGKIKILIAAAAPHPDINALRAAIETNENYETELFIPGLTSLKQQDYDVAILHQLPGRTAGGDAALSLVRQKNIPSLFILGPQSDIQDFNRLNAGVRVSTTGQADEVTTAINPNFSTFKVADEATERLKQYPPATVPFGDYQVAPNTETVLYQQVGSVRTTKPLLTVQTAGNTRNATLLASGTWQWRIAEAANNQNPVVYDKLITNLVQLLSAPRNKKRLNVYPSQNDYTSNDEIIFEAEAYNEALEPVYGQKITLRITDEKGGAKSFTFANGENQAGVNIGSLVGGRYTYTATAHINGSLQQDKGEFIVEELQLEALHAVADHNLLYQLASNTGSRLYYPNTLEQLEQDILKANHKPVIDSTEDVRDVVDLKWLFFVLLALITAEWFVRKYNGSY; from the coding sequence TTGAACAGTTTCCGACTGATAACGACTTATTCGCCGTGGCTTATACTTGCCTGCCTGGCTGTGGGGGCGCTGTATGCGTGGTTACTGTATAGTAAGCGTGCGCCGTGGCCTAAAAGTATAAACTATGGCTTAGCAGCTTTAAGGTTTCTGGTAGTTAGCTTTTTGTGCTTCCTGCTGCTGGGGCCAATGGTGCGGTATATTGCGAACACTACTATAAAGCCGGCTATAGTTTTTGCGATGGACAATTCGCAGTCGGTGAAGTTGTTTTCTGATTCGGTGCAACTGAACCAGGCGCAGCTGCGCTTGCAAACTATACTTTCCAAATTACAGGATGCTGGCTATGAAACAGAGATCCGAACCCTGAGCGATACTACCAAACCTGAAACACTGGAGCAACTGCATTTTAAGGCACCTGCCACTAACCTGAGTCAGTTTTTACAGAACATCCGTAGCGACTATAGTAACCAGAACCTAGCAGGTGTGGTTTTGCTTTCTGATGGTATCGTGAATCAGGGAATCTCACCTACCTATGCCAACTATAACTATAGTATTTACCCGGTAGCAGTAGGCGATACAGTGCCTAAAAAAGATATTGTGCTGGCATCGTTGCGTTACAATAAAGTAACCTATAGTGGCAATCGTTTCCCGTTGGAGGCAGAAGTGGAACAACAGGGCTTTGGCAATAGAACAGTGGCCGTAACATTAAAAGAGAATGGCAAAGCGATAGACCGAAAAACTATAACTCTAAAGCAGGGGCAGGCCGTACAGCAGGTGCCTTTCCAGGTGATGGCTGGTGGTTTGGGTAAACGCCATTACGAAGTGCAAGTTGTGCCGCAGCAAGGTGAGTTTACAGCCATCAACAACACCAAGCATGCTTATATTGATGTGGTAAAAGGCAAGATAAAAATACTGATAGCCGCCGCTGCGCCACACCCGGATATCAATGCCCTGCGTGCCGCCATTGAAACGAACGAGAACTACGAAACAGAACTGTTTATACCTGGCCTTACCTCTTTAAAACAACAGGATTATGATGTGGCTATACTCCACCAGTTGCCGGGCAGAACAGCCGGAGGCGATGCAGCTTTAAGTCTGGTACGACAAAAGAACATTCCGAGCCTGTTTATACTTGGCCCACAAAGTGACATTCAGGATTTTAACCGTCTGAACGCAGGAGTAAGGGTAAGTACAACTGGTCAGGCAGATGAAGTAACTACGGCTATTAACCCTAACTTCAGTACATTTAAAGTGGCAGATGAGGCTACAGAGCGACTGAAACAATATCCGCCGGCTACAGTGCCTTTTGGCGATTACCAGGTGGCTCCTAATACTGAGACCGTGCTATACCAGCAGGTTGGCAGTGTTCGCACGACAAAACCTTTGCTTACAGTGCAAACGGCTGGTAACACACGTAACGCTACGTTGCTGGCATCCGGAACATGGCAATGGCGCATTGCTGAAGCAGCCAATAACCAAAATCCTGTGGTATATGATAAGCTGATTACAAACCTGGTACAGCTGCTAAGCGCGCCCCGTAATAAGAAACGCCTGAACGTATATCCATCCCAGAACGACTATACCAGCAACGACGAGATTATTTTTGAAGCAGAAGCTTACAACGAAGCGCTTGAGCCTGTCTACGGACAGAAAATTACACTAAGGATTACCGATGAAAAAGGAGGGGCCAAGTCTTTCACCTTCGCAAATGGGGAGAACCAGGCAGGAGTAAATATAGGTTCGCTGGTTGGCGGCCGCTATACCTACACAGCAACAGCACACATTAACGGCTCGCTGCAGCAGGACAAAGGCGAATTTATAGTTGAGGAACTGCAATTAGAAGCGCTGCATGCCGTAGCCGATCATAATCTGCTTTACCAACTGGCCAGCAACACCGGCTCCCGATTATACTACCCTAACACCTTAGAGCAGCTTGAGCAGGATATCTTAAAAGCCAACCATAAACCTGTAATCGACAGCACTGAAGATGTGCGGGATGTTGTGGATCTGAAGTGGCTGTTCTTTGTATTGTTAGCGTTGATAACCGCGGAGTGGTTTGTAAGGAAGTATAATGGGAGTTATTGA
- the rlmD gene encoding 23S rRNA (uracil(1939)-C(5))-methyltransferase RlmD, which translates to MVRNKKQKTFEILENIRIEEMVAEGKCLARHNNMVVFVGGVAPGDVVDLRITKKKKSFMEAVPVQFREYSELRVQPFCEHFGICGGCKWQHIGYDTQLYYKEKQVRDNLERIGKVALPPFDPILGSKKDKFYRNKLEFTFSGFGWLTNEQIQSGQEYDRNALGFHMPGRFDKILDIQNCYLQPDPSNAIRLAVRDYTRAKGLVYYDAVKQTGFLRNLIVRTANTGDLMVILLVKHDDREAIHGILDDLYAKFPEITSLQYVVNTKMNDTFHDQEVICYKGQPYIYEQMEDIRFQVGPKSFYQTNADQAYELYRLTREFAGLTGNELVYDLYTGAGTIANFVARQAREVIGIEYVPSAIEDAKINSQLNNITNTTFYAGDMKDILSDELIARHGRPEVVITDPPRAGMHPDVVEKLLQVHADRIVYVSCNPATQARDLELLSDKYDVTRVQPVDMFPQTHHVENIVLLTAK; encoded by the coding sequence ATCGTGAGAAATAAGAAACAAAAGACTTTCGAGATACTCGAAAATATTAGGATAGAAGAGATGGTGGCCGAAGGTAAATGCCTGGCGCGCCATAATAATATGGTTGTTTTTGTAGGCGGCGTGGCTCCCGGCGACGTAGTAGACCTGCGCATTACCAAAAAGAAAAAAAGCTTTATGGAAGCTGTGCCGGTGCAGTTCAGAGAATATTCTGAGCTACGTGTGCAGCCATTCTGCGAGCACTTCGGGATTTGTGGTGGTTGTAAGTGGCAACACATTGGCTACGATACCCAGCTATACTATAAAGAGAAACAGGTACGCGATAACCTGGAGCGCATTGGGAAAGTGGCATTACCTCCATTTGATCCTATACTTGGTTCTAAAAAGGATAAGTTCTACCGCAACAAGTTAGAGTTCACGTTTTCTGGCTTTGGCTGGTTAACAAACGAGCAGATTCAGTCGGGTCAGGAGTACGACCGTAACGCGCTGGGTTTTCATATGCCGGGCCGCTTTGATAAGATACTGGACATTCAGAACTGCTACCTGCAACCCGATCCGTCTAACGCCATCCGGTTGGCAGTGCGTGATTATACCCGTGCAAAAGGTTTGGTATACTATGATGCGGTAAAACAGACTGGCTTCCTGCGTAACCTGATCGTGCGTACGGCCAATACCGGCGACCTGATGGTAATTCTCTTAGTGAAGCATGACGATCGGGAAGCTATTCATGGCATTCTGGATGATCTGTATGCAAAATTCCCGGAGATTACCTCGCTACAATATGTGGTGAACACCAAAATGAACGACACCTTCCACGATCAGGAGGTGATCTGCTACAAAGGCCAGCCTTATATTTATGAGCAGATGGAGGATATCCGTTTCCAGGTGGGGCCAAAATCTTTTTACCAGACCAACGCAGACCAGGCTTATGAACTGTACCGCCTGACACGCGAGTTTGCAGGATTAACTGGCAATGAACTGGTTTATGACCTGTATACAGGTGCCGGGACTATAGCTAACTTTGTTGCCCGTCAGGCCCGTGAAGTAATTGGTATTGAGTATGTGCCAAGCGCTATTGAAGATGCTAAAATCAACTCGCAGCTAAACAACATTACCAATACTACTTTCTATGCCGGCGACATGAAAGATATACTTTCGGATGAGCTGATTGCCCGACATGGCCGACCGGAAGTAGTGATAACTGACCCTCCACGTGCTGGTATGCACCCTGATGTGGTAGAGAAATTACTGCAGGTGCACGCTGACCGTATAGTATATGTAAGCTGCAACCCAGCTACACAGGCCCGTGACCTGGAGCTTTTATCGGATAAGTATGATGTAACGCGAGTGCAGCCGGTGGATATGTTCCCGCAAACACACCATGTTGAAAATATAGTTTTACTAACAGCTAAATAG
- the fabG gene encoding 3-oxoacyl-[acyl-carrier-protein] reductase, translating to MKALEGKVALVTGASKGIGRAIAQKFVEEGAQVAFTYLSSVEKGQALEQELTANGGKAKGYRSDASDIAQADKLIEDVVAEFGKIDILVNNAGITRDGLLMRMTEDQWDAVINTNLKSVFNLTKGATKHMMRAKNGSIINITSVVGIKGNAGQANYAASKAGSIGFTKSVALELGSRNIRCNAIAPGFIETEMTGELDQKVVDEWRKAIPLKRGGTPEDVANCAVFLASDQSSYITGQVLQVDGGMLT from the coding sequence ATGAAAGCATTAGAAGGAAAAGTAGCTCTGGTAACCGGGGCATCAAAAGGAATAGGCCGTGCCATTGCACAAAAGTTTGTGGAAGAAGGCGCGCAGGTAGCATTTACCTACTTATCAAGTGTTGAAAAAGGTCAGGCCCTGGAGCAGGAACTTACTGCCAACGGTGGTAAAGCAAAAGGCTATCGCTCCGATGCTTCTGACATCGCGCAGGCTGACAAGCTGATCGAAGATGTTGTTGCTGAGTTCGGTAAGATCGACATATTGGTGAACAACGCCGGCATTACCCGCGACGGTTTGCTGATGCGCATGACCGAGGACCAGTGGGATGCCGTGATCAACACCAACCTGAAATCTGTTTTTAACCTGACAAAAGGTGCTACCAAGCACATGATGCGTGCCAAGAATGGCTCTATTATCAACATCACATCGGTGGTAGGTATAAAAGGTAACGCAGGTCAGGCTAACTATGCAGCTTCTAAAGCTGGTAGCATTGGCTTTACCAAGTCTGTTGCCTTGGAGCTGGGTTCGCGAAATATCCGTTGCAACGCTATTGCCCCAGGCTTTATTGAAACAGAAATGACCGGCGAGCTGGATCAGAAAGTGGTAGACGAGTGGAGAAAGGCTATTCCGTTGAAGCGTGGCGGTACTCCTGAGGATGTGGCAAACTGCGCTGTATTCCTGGCGTCCGACCAGTCATCTTACATTACCGGGCAGGTATTGCAGGTAGATGGCGGTATGCTGACTTAA
- the pepE gene encoding dipeptidase PepE, which translates to MSRNLLLISTSTTHGTGYLEHAEQEIKELLKGKNSILFIPYARPNGISHTHYTAKAREAFEKWGISVTGVHEYENPVKAVNEAEAVFIGGGNTFLLLKQLYANKLVEPLKERVRKGMPYIGTSAGTNVAGKTIGTTNDMPIVHPKTLDALELVPFNINPHYLDPIPDSTHMGETRETRILEFHGHNRQPVVGLREGSMLRVEGDKIQLLGPLTARVFLQGQKPMEFAPSDDITFLLEAY; encoded by the coding sequence ATGAGCAGAAATCTATTATTAATCAGCACATCCACTACGCATGGCACCGGTTACCTGGAACATGCCGAACAAGAAATAAAAGAATTACTGAAAGGCAAAAACAGCATTCTGTTTATACCTTATGCCCGCCCAAATGGCATTTCGCATACACACTACACTGCCAAAGCCCGCGAAGCTTTTGAGAAGTGGGGGATTAGTGTAACCGGTGTGCACGAATATGAAAACCCGGTAAAAGCAGTGAACGAAGCTGAGGCAGTATTTATAGGTGGTGGCAACACATTTCTGCTGCTGAAGCAACTATACGCTAACAAACTGGTGGAGCCTTTAAAAGAGCGTGTTCGTAAAGGAATGCCTTATATAGGAACAAGTGCCGGAACAAACGTAGCCGGTAAAACTATAGGTACAACCAACGATATGCCAATCGTACATCCTAAAACACTTGATGCCCTAGAGTTAGTGCCATTTAACATCAACCCGCATTACCTGGACCCAATCCCGGACTCTACCCACATGGGTGAAACCCGCGAAACCCGCATCCTGGAATTCCATGGCCATAACCGCCAGCCTGTTGTTGGCTTACGCGAAGGAAGCATGCTGCGTGTTGAGGGTGATAAGATACAGTTGTTAGGTCCGCTTACAGCGCGAGTATTCCTGCAGGGCCAAAAGCCAATGGAGTTTGCCCCATCTGATGATATTACTTTCCTGCTGGAAGCTTACTAG
- a CDS encoding SH3 domain-containing protein: MLLKPAYSQEHKFMYAKADSLFERQHYTEALTLYEQILNKEQQYSPQMLLKMAYIKEGLRDYTGAMYYLHLFYTKQPSRSVLKKMEELAQAHRLSGYEYNDLQFFKTQFSKYYMRILELMLLAAVVTVTVMVVSWRKGHTFTRTFKTGFVLYLLFILYYINFLNLGRGGIIKSNQVAIMSAPSAGANWLATVSQGHKVPITGERDIWYEIKWKGETAYIRKKNLLQLP; encoded by the coding sequence TTGCTTTTAAAACCAGCTTATAGTCAGGAACATAAATTTATGTATGCCAAAGCTGATTCTTTGTTTGAACGGCAGCATTATACCGAAGCGCTGACGTTATATGAGCAAATCCTGAATAAAGAGCAGCAGTACTCCCCGCAAATGCTGCTTAAAATGGCTTACATAAAAGAAGGACTTCGTGATTATACCGGGGCTATGTATTACCTGCATTTGTTTTACACCAAGCAACCCAGCCGGTCGGTGTTGAAGAAGATGGAAGAACTGGCCCAGGCGCACCGCCTGAGTGGCTATGAGTATAACGACTTGCAGTTCTTTAAAACACAGTTCAGTAAATACTACATGCGTATCCTGGAGCTGATGTTATTGGCGGCTGTGGTAACAGTAACGGTGATGGTAGTAAGCTGGCGGAAAGGCCATACATTTACCCGTACTTTTAAGACTGGCTTTGTGCTATACCTGCTGTTTATACTTTACTATATCAATTTCCTGAACCTGGGCCGTGGCGGCATCATTAAAAGTAACCAAGTTGCTATTATGTCAGCGCCTTCGGCTGGGGCTAACTGGCTGGCTACAGTTTCCCAAGGCCATAAAGTACCCATTACTGGTGAGCGCGATATCTGGTACGAGATAAAATGGAAAGGGGAGACGGCCTATATCCGCAAGAAGAACCTACTGCAGTTACCTTAA
- the thiL gene encoding thiamine-phosphate kinase: MSELTPLSEVGEFGLIRRIKEKVVLQQPSTIKGIGDDAAVIEPEEKQLVITSDMLLEGVHFDLTFCPLKHLGYKAVAVNVSDIAAMNAKPTQITVNIAVGARYTVEAIDELYEGIRLACENYKVDLVGGDTTSSRAGLVISITAIGEVAKGEAALRSGAKVNDLICVTGDLGAAYLGLQVLEREKQAFMADPDMQPQLESHEYIVGRQLRPEARMDVIHELKEIGVKPTSMIDVSDGLASELMHICSQSGVGATIYRENLPADEQMLEAAMEFNLDPVMCMLNGGEDYELLFTAPLADYDKLKNHPDISIIGKITEASEGINMANKHGQSFPLKAQGWTHF; this comes from the coding sequence ATGAGCGAACTAACTCCACTAAGCGAAGTAGGTGAGTTTGGCCTGATCAGACGCATAAAAGAGAAGGTGGTATTGCAGCAGCCATCAACTATAAAAGGCATCGGCGACGATGCAGCAGTAATTGAGCCGGAAGAAAAGCAATTGGTGATTACCAGTGATATGCTGCTGGAAGGGGTTCATTTCGACCTTACTTTTTGCCCACTCAAACATTTGGGTTATAAAGCTGTAGCGGTTAACGTGTCTGATATAGCAGCTATGAACGCGAAACCTACTCAGATAACAGTGAACATTGCGGTAGGTGCACGCTATACTGTAGAAGCTATAGATGAACTATACGAAGGTATAAGGTTAGCTTGCGAGAACTATAAAGTAGACTTGGTTGGCGGTGATACTACATCATCAAGAGCTGGTTTAGTTATAAGTATAACTGCCATTGGTGAAGTTGCCAAAGGCGAAGCAGCACTGCGTAGTGGCGCTAAAGTAAACGACCTTATTTGTGTGACCGGCGATTTAGGTGCAGCTTATTTAGGTTTACAGGTACTGGAGCGTGAGAAACAGGCTTTTATGGCTGATCCAGACATGCAACCACAACTAGAGAGCCATGAGTACATTGTTGGTCGTCAGTTGCGCCCGGAGGCACGCATGGATGTGATACACGAATTAAAAGAAATTGGAGTAAAACCAACTTCTATGATTGATGTGTCAGACGGACTGGCTTCGGAACTGATGCATATATGTTCTCAGTCCGGAGTAGGTGCTACCATCTACCGCGAAAACCTGCCTGCTGATGAGCAGATGCTGGAAGCTGCCATGGAATTTAACCTGGACCCGGTCATGTGTATGCTAAACGGCGGCGAAGACTATGAACTGCTGTTTACAGCCCCACTAGCTGATTATGACAAACTAAAAAACCACCCGGATATCAGCATCATCGGTAAAATTACGGAAGCCAGCGAAGGTATAAATATGGCCAATAAACATGGCCAGTCATTCCCGCTAAAAGCACAAGGCTGGACACATTTTTAA